The following are encoded in a window of Poseidonibacter antarcticus genomic DNA:
- a CDS encoding N-acetylmuramoyl-L-alanine amidase family protein produces MNYLKAILRKDNSAKIHELKKLIEIGEKLNKDTRPDIKKLEVLEKRNHKTSKNSSKKQTNTINYKYSIKSVYTQDDSIIVNFNTKISKNYIKFFELKRDNLHKDVFDIKGNFKDAQPTVLKINNIKKITIGQFKPKVLRIVLANEKNLNTSYTIKEKQLIINIRNLNNKRKVIAKKTVTNKNSNNYIDKNNKIRTINTKDNSIVIEFNKNFTKKDLSYSTYKNNGNYDDVFDLKGKFKYTKPIKLSIDGIKKITVSSKDKNTTRIRISNRKDLKVYYILNKRKLTIKISGISKNSKKVTTSTLPYSNFKSKTIVIDAGHGANDPGAVGPNKRYEKVVTLKIAKYLYSILKQRGHKVYLTRSTDTFIKVGKRTDLALKKNADVFISIHANSVPKKDAAKVSGIETYYLSPAKTARAKRVAAKENRSDIRKMSNSNTEAFLSSLNSPKLRYSRLLSIDVQREMLAEVRTKHKVKDKGSRPGPFWVLLDAPQASILVEVGYISHPIESRRLYTSSYQKLLARGMANGIDAYFEFKARFD; encoded by the coding sequence ATGAATTATTTAAAAGCAATTTTAAGAAAAGATAATTCTGCAAAAATTCATGAACTAAAAAAACTAATTGAAATAGGTGAAAAGTTAAACAAAGACACTCGTCCTGATATAAAGAAATTAGAAGTCCTAGAAAAAAGAAATCATAAAACTTCAAAAAATAGCTCTAAAAAACAGACTAATACAATAAATTATAAATACTCAATAAAATCTGTATACACTCAAGATGATTCAATCATTGTTAATTTTAATACTAAAATATCAAAAAATTATATTAAATTTTTCGAGCTTAAACGTGATAATTTACACAAAGATGTTTTTGATATAAAAGGTAATTTTAAAGATGCTCAACCTACTGTATTAAAAATCAATAATATTAAGAAGATTACAATAGGTCAATTTAAACCTAAAGTATTAAGAATAGTATTAGCAAATGAAAAAAATTTAAATACATCCTACACAATAAAAGAAAAACAATTAATAATAAATATACGTAATTTAAATAATAAAAGAAAAGTAATAGCAAAAAAAACAGTAACTAATAAAAATTCAAATAATTATATAGATAAAAATAATAAAATAAGAACAATAAATACAAAAGATAATTCTATAGTAATAGAATTTAATAAAAATTTTACAAAAAAAGATTTGTCTTATTCAACATATAAAAATAATGGAAACTATGATGATGTTTTTGATTTAAAGGGAAAGTTTAAATATACAAAACCTATTAAATTATCTATTGATGGAATTAAAAAAATTACAGTTTCTTCAAAAGATAAAAATACAACAAGAATTAGAATTTCAAATAGAAAAGATTTAAAAGTTTATTATATTTTAAATAAAAGAAAATTAACTATAAAAATTTCTGGTATTTCAAAGAATAGTAAAAAAGTTACAACTTCAACATTACCATATTCAAATTTCAAAAGTAAAACTATTGTAATAGATGCAGGGCATGGAGCTAATGACCCAGGAGCTGTTGGACCAAATAAAAGATATGAGAAAGTGGTTACTTTAAAAATTGCAAAATATCTATATTCTATTTTAAAACAACGTGGACATAAAGTATATTTAACTAGAAGTACTGATACTTTTATAAAAGTTGGGAAAAGAACAGATTTAGCATTAAAAAAGAATGCTGATGTATTTATTTCTATTCATGCAAACTCAGTTCCTAAAAAAGATGCAGCTAAAGTAAGTGGAATAGAAACTTATTATTTAAGTCCTGCTAAAACAGCAAGAGCAAAAAGAGTTGCAGCTAAAGAAAACCGATCAGATATAAGAAAAATGAGTAATTCTAATACTGAAGCATTTCTTTCATCTTTAAATAGTCCAAAACTTAGATATTCAAGATTATTATCTATTGATGTACAAAGAGAGATGTTAGCAGAAGTTAGAACTAAACATAAAGTAAAAGATAAGGGTTCTAGACCTGGACCATTTTGGGTACTACTAGATGCACCACAAGCATCAATTTTAGTTGAAGTTGGTTATATTTCCCATCCAATTGAAAGTAGAAGATTATATACGAGTTCTTATCAAAAACTATTAGCAAGAGGTATGGCTAATGGAATTGATGCTTATTTTGAATTTAAAGCAAGATTTGATTAA
- a CDS encoding NUDIX domain-containing protein: MKSHIKAYGVVPYLVTQNDIKILLCKSVKSKDKWGCLKGLKEKDENAYECAQRELFEESSIKVEIGIFEDYFEQINLEKDIGVWLVNASNIEGLESMFVNEKLKNNYLSWENSKVKFFSIYDLPDIRSKQIILVEEITKSLKNSKLSS; the protein is encoded by the coding sequence ATGAAATCACATATAAAAGCGTACGGTGTTGTTCCTTACTTAGTTACACAAAATGATATAAAAATATTATTATGTAAATCAGTTAAAAGTAAGGACAAATGGGGCTGTTTAAAAGGTCTTAAAGAAAAAGATGAAAATGCTTATGAATGTGCGCAAAGAGAGTTATTTGAAGAGAGTAGTATTAAAGTCGAGATTGGGATTTTTGAAGATTACTTTGAACAAATTAATCTAGAAAAAGACATTGGTGTATGGCTAGTTAATGCTTCAAATATTGAAGGTTTAGAATCAATGTTTGTTAACGAAAAATTAAAAAACAATTATTTATCATGGGAAAATTCTAAGGTTAAATTCTTTTCAATATATGACCTACCTGATATTAGAAGTAAACAAATAATTCTAGTAGAAGAGATTACTAAATCTTTAAAAAATAGTAAACTTTCTTCTTAA
- a CDS encoding 50S ribosomal protein L25/general stress protein Ctc, with amino-acid sequence MLEGIVRDSMTKQATKALRKDGYIIANIYGKGLENVSTAFKKNEFIKFLRNKESLAFDVTVAGKSFKVVVQEYQKCPLTSDLLHVDLMVAQPGVIATYKVPVSITGLAIGIKNKGLLMIHTKRVPVKCSIENLPENIVLDVTDLDVGHNILIRDLSFSDNVKCFLDPRVPVVGIIKAK; translated from the coding sequence ATGTTAGAGGGTATCGTAAGAGATAGTATGACAAAACAAGCAACTAAAGCTTTAAGAAAAGATGGATATATTATTGCAAATATCTATGGAAAAGGTTTAGAAAATGTTTCAACTGCATTCAAAAAGAATGAGTTTATCAAATTTTTAAGAAATAAAGAATCATTAGCATTTGATGTTACTGTAGCTGGAAAGTCTTTTAAAGTAGTAGTACAAGAGTACCAAAAATGTCCATTAACTTCAGATTTATTACATGTTGATTTAATGGTTGCACAACCAGGTGTTATTGCAACTTATAAAGTTCCTGTTTCAATTACTGGTTTAGCAATTGGTATTAAAAACAAAGGTCTTTTAATGATTCATACTAAAAGAGTACCTGTTAAATGTTCAATTGAAAATTTACCAGAAAATATTGTTTTAGATGTAACTGACTTAGATGTAGGGCATAATATTTTAATTAGAGATTTATCTTTCTCTGACAATGTTAAATGTTTCTTAGATCCAAGAGTTCCAGTTGTTGGTATAATTAAAGCTAAGTAA
- the folD gene encoding bifunctional methylenetetrahydrofolate dehydrogenase/methenyltetrahydrofolate cyclohydrolase FolD — MTLLDGKALSNKIKDEVKVEVEELIKEKHITPGLAVILVGNDPASSTYVASKAKSCKNAGIYSVVHEMPETITQAELLETIKRMNENPSLDGILVQLPLPKHIDTTIVLEAIDPSKDVDGFHPYNVGRMVSNLDSFLPATPFGIMRMCEEYNIQLSGKNVCVIGSSDIVGKPMASLLINAKATVTVCNSRTKDLKSHTLAADIIIIAVGVPHLLKADMIKEGAVVIDVGINRLDTGKLTGDVDFEDCKEKSSFITPVPGGVGPMTIAMLLKNTVKAAILRDKRESK; from the coding sequence ATGACATTACTAGATGGAAAAGCATTATCAAACAAAATTAAAGACGAAGTAAAAGTTGAAGTTGAAGAACTTATAAAAGAAAAACACATAACTCCAGGGTTAGCTGTAATTTTAGTTGGAAATGATCCAGCAAGTTCTACGTATGTAGCTAGTAAAGCAAAATCTTGTAAAAATGCAGGCATTTACTCTGTTGTACATGAAATGCCAGAGACTATTACACAAGCAGAGCTTCTTGAAACAATTAAAAGAATGAATGAAAATCCATCTTTAGATGGTATTTTAGTTCAGTTGCCATTGCCAAAACATATTGATACAACTATTGTACTTGAAGCAATAGACCCATCAAAAGATGTTGATGGTTTCCATCCTTATAATGTAGGAAGAATGGTTTCAAACCTTGATTCATTTTTACCAGCAACACCTTTTGGTATTATGAGAATGTGTGAAGAATATAATATTCAATTATCCGGTAAAAATGTATGTGTAATTGGAAGTTCAGATATTGTTGGTAAACCAATGGCATCACTTCTAATTAATGCAAAAGCGACAGTTACTGTATGTAATTCAAGAACAAAAGATTTAAAATCACATACTTTAGCAGCGGATATAATTATTATTGCAGTTGGTGTTCCTCATCTTTTAAAAGCTGATATGATTAAAGAAGGTGCAGTTGTAATTGATGTAGGTATTAATAGATTAGATACAGGAAAATTAACAGGAGATGTTGATTTTGAAGATTGTAAAGAAAAGTCATCATTTATAACTCCAGTTCCAGGTGGAGTTGGACCTATGACAATTGCAATGCTTCTTAAAAATACTGTTAAAGCTGCAATTTTAAGAGATAAAAGAGAAAGTAAATAG
- the lepB gene encoding signal peptidase I, which yields MVKKLYNWSSTWTGTIVIVLVIMSFIAQAFVIPSGSMKNTLLIGDMLFVKKFTYGLPIPRIPWLEVKILPDFNDNGHLLEGDRPKRGDIVVFRYPNNETIHYVKRAVATGGDIVAIKDKHLLLHPKEGNEYVKANYPKNSIVEFADKLWAVDPYRKAHPGIHNDPSVVDNGLNPSELFNMMPRIVPEDETFMMGDNRDHSNDSRFWGTVAYKFVVGTPWFIYFSWDKNKEIRWDRVLKQVSTIEEKTNIKDMEIKHEKGIY from the coding sequence ATGGTAAAAAAGCTCTATAACTGGTCATCAACATGGACAGGAACTATTGTAATAGTTCTTGTTATCATGTCTTTTATTGCACAAGCCTTTGTAATTCCTAGCGGAAGTATGAAAAATACATTATTAATAGGTGATATGCTTTTTGTAAAGAAATTCACTTATGGTTTGCCAATTCCTAGAATCCCATGGCTAGAAGTTAAAATACTTCCTGATTTTAATGATAATGGTCATTTATTAGAAGGTGATAGACCTAAACGTGGAGATATCGTTGTATTTAGATATCCAAATAATGAAACAATTCATTATGTAAAAAGAGCAGTAGCAACAGGTGGTGACATTGTTGCAATAAAAGACAAGCATTTATTACTTCATCCAAAAGAAGGTAATGAATATGTAAAAGCTAATTATCCCAAAAATAGTATTGTAGAGTTTGCTGATAAATTATGGGCTGTAGATCCATATAGAAAAGCACATCCTGGTATTCATAATGATCCAAGTGTTGTAGATAATGGTTTAAATCCTAGTGAATTATTTAATATGATGCCTAGAATTGTTCCTGAAGATGAAACATTTATGATGGGTGATAATAGAGACCATTCTAATGATTCAAGATTTTGGGGAACTGTAGCTTATAAATTTGTAGTTGGAACTCCTTGGTTTATTTATTTCTCATGGGATAAAAACAAAGAAATTAGATGGGATAGAGTATTAAAGCAAGTTAGCACAATAGAAGAAAAAACAAATATAAAAGATATGGAAATTAAACATGAAAAAGGAATCTATTAA
- a CDS encoding LptF/LptG family permease: MSILTKYILKKYLLNFIIVLISLELFFVGIDFLQNFKKLPDSANLQLLYVLYNGFFTLTLALPLSIVFGWIVTLVIFIKNNELVAFNALGSRSKDIYAPVVKISLFLITLLILMQATPLAYSYEQKRKILHNEYFTSTKTDIFLKYNNNYVYFKKLYPLEKKAEGIYIYKIENSDIIQSIVAKNAYFQNNKWYVVDAKVMNKPSNLKLDTAKLEIKYEKFLNTLEGFKPKILDNVYEAKSNFSILDAVSALILLTNQEINTDKIRGALYNQVIVSFFVIPILLLIFAYASLNSRFFNIGKFTSISIFGTLIIWGIFFMLFKFTNGGILIPEISILVPFILWIVGSLVFYKKKINS; encoded by the coding sequence ATGAGCATATTAACAAAATATATTTTAAAGAAATATCTATTAAACTTTATTATTGTCCTAATCTCTTTGGAGCTATTTTTTGTAGGAATTGATTTCTTGCAAAATTTTAAGAAGCTACCAGATTCTGCCAACTTACAACTTTTATATGTATTATATAATGGTTTTTTTACTCTTACATTAGCCTTGCCCTTATCTATTGTTTTTGGATGGATTGTTACTTTAGTAATATTTATTAAAAATAATGAATTAGTTGCATTTAATGCTTTAGGAAGTAGAAGCAAAGATATTTATGCTCCTGTTGTAAAAATATCACTATTTTTAATAACATTATTAATTTTAATGCAAGCTACACCTCTTGCTTATTCTTATGAGCAAAAGAGAAAAATATTGCATAATGAATACTTTACAAGTACAAAAACAGATATTTTTTTAAAATATAATAATAACTATGTATATTTTAAAAAGCTTTATCCCTTAGAAAAAAAAGCAGAGGGTATATATATTTACAAAATTGAAAATAGTGATATTATTCAATCAATTGTTGCTAAAAATGCATACTTTCAAAATAATAAATGGTATGTTGTTGATGCAAAAGTTATGAACAAACCATCTAATCTGAAATTAGATACTGCAAAACTAGAAATTAAATATGAAAAATTTTTAAATACACTTGAAGGATTTAAACCAAAAATTCTTGATAATGTTTATGAAGCAAAATCAAATTTTTCAATATTAGATGCAGTTTCAGCTTTGATTTTATTAACTAATCAAGAGATTAATACAGATAAAATTAGAGGTGCATTATATAATCAAGTAATAGTTTCTTTTTTTGTAATACCAATACTTTTACTTATTTTTGCATATGCATCATTAAATAGTAGGTTTTTTAATATAGGGAAATTTACTTCAATATCAATTTTTGGAACGCTTATCATTTGGGGAATATTTTTTATGCTCTTTAAATTTACTAACGGGGGAATTTTAATCCCTGAGATATCTATTTTAGTACCTTTTATTCTATGGATAGTTGGTTCTTTAGTATTTTATAAAAAGAAAATTAATTCTTAA
- the rpiB gene encoding ribose 5-phosphate isomerase B — MKYYIGADHAGIDIKAYVKDLFEKRGHEVIDLGPYTKDRVDYPDFAAKVCKSVLENEGSKGILICGSGIGMSMSANKFDGIRAALCHNEYSAKMAREHNDANVICLGERVSGFGMVEAIVDAWDNASFQGGRHEGRVEKINALSKMGSCRV; from the coding sequence ATGAAATATTATATTGGAGCAGATCACGCAGGTATTGATATTAAAGCTTATGTAAAAGATTTATTTGAAAAAAGAGGTCATGAAGTAATTGATTTAGGGCCATATACAAAAGATAGAGTTGATTATCCTGATTTTGCAGCAAAAGTATGTAAAAGTGTATTAGAAAATGAAGGGAGTAAGGGTATTTTAATCTGTGGTTCTGGAATTGGTATGAGTATGTCTGCTAATAAATTTGATGGAATTAGAGCTGCACTTTGTCACAATGAATATTCTGCAAAAATGGCAAGAGAACATAATGATGCAAATGTTATTTGTCTAGGTGAGCGAGTTTCTGGATTTGGAATGGTTGAAGCTATTGTTGATGCTTGGGACAATGCATCTTTTCAAGGTGGAAGACATGAAGGTCGAGTTGAAAAAATTAATGCCTTAAGTAAAATGGGAAGCTGTAGAGTTTAA
- the pth gene encoding aminoacyl-tRNA hydrolase, protein MHLIIGLGNIGDKYHLTRHNVGFMVIDEMTKNLATSNINKSNFQSTLLKSAYNLFSKPTTYMNNSGEAVHAIMEYYKIPIEDIIVIHDDLDLPFGTVKYKLGGGHGGHNGLRSIDAHCGKEYIRVRIGIGKPQIKGDVANYVLSNFSKEELNKLQDIITHTIKAIEALKTEEIDQVKSKFTLK, encoded by the coding sequence ATGCATTTAATAATTGGTCTTGGAAATATTGGTGATAAATACCATCTAACAAGACATAATGTAGGATTTATGGTTATCGATGAGATGACCAAAAATCTTGCAACTTCAAATATAAACAAATCAAATTTTCAATCAACACTTTTAAAATCAGCTTATAACTTATTTTCAAAACCAACAACTTATATGAATAACTCAGGTGAGGCTGTTCATGCTATTATGGAGTATTATAAAATTCCTATTGAAGATATAATTGTAATTCATGATGATTTAGATTTACCATTTGGTACAGTTAAGTACAAATTAGGTGGAGGACATGGTGGACACAATGGTTTAAGATCTATTGATGCACATTGTGGTAAAGAGTATATTCGTGTTAGAATTGGAATCGGAAAACCTCAAATCAAAGGTGATGTTGCAAATTATGTATTAAGCAACTTCTCAAAAGAAGAATTGAATAAACTTCAAGATATAATAACTCATACTATTAAAGCGATTGAAGCACTTAAAACTGAAGAAATTGATCAAGTAAAATCTAAATTTACATTGAAATAA
- the nth gene encoding endonuclease III → MKKATKKEIEILKEAFIGKYSDAVTELAYKNDYELLIAIILSAQCTDKRVNIITPALFEKYPTVYELADASLDEVKELLKSCSFFNNKSKNIIKMAQSVIENYDGEIPHIQKELMKLAGVGNKTANVFMIEFEGANLMAVDTHVFRVSHRLGLSDGKTVEITEADLVKKLKGHDLHIFHQAMVLFGRYICKAVKPDCDNCLFPHVCKTKKSFKPG, encoded by the coding sequence ATGAAAAAAGCAACAAAAAAAGAAATAGAAATATTAAAAGAAGCCTTTATAGGAAAATACTCAGATGCTGTTACAGAACTTGCTTATAAAAATGATTATGAGTTATTAATAGCTATTATTTTATCAGCACAATGTACAGATAAAAGGGTAAATATTATAACTCCTGCACTTTTTGAAAAGTATCCTACTGTTTATGAACTAGCTGATGCATCACTTGATGAGGTAAAAGAGTTATTAAAATCATGTTCATTTTTTAATAATAAATCAAAAAATATTATAAAAATGGCACAAAGTGTAATAGAAAATTATGATGGAGAAATTCCACATATTCAAAAAGAGTTGATGAAACTAGCAGGGGTAGGTAATAAAACTGCAAATGTTTTTATGATTGAGTTTGAGGGGGCTAATTTAATGGCTGTTGATACTCATGTATTTAGAGTTTCTCACAGACTTGGTTTAAGTGATGGAAAAACGGTTGAAATTACTGAGGCTGATTTGGTTAAAAAACTAAAAGGTCATGATTTACATATTTTTCATCAGGCAATGGTTTTATTTGGTAGATATATTTGTAAAGCAGTTAAGCCTGACTGTGATAACTGTTTATTTCCTCATGTTTGTAAAACAAAGAAAAGTTTTAAGCCAGGTTGA
- a CDS encoding TonB-dependent receptor plug domain-containing protein, whose translation MKKIVSLSLCCASIILHASETKTLEAINVVEKENAQIVKDVSNEQIKSADLAEALTKNIPSISIVRRSGIANDIILRGQKKDNINIILDNAKIYGACPNRMDPVTSHVLTNNIESVKVIEGPYDVENFGTLSGLVQVKTKEPTKDIHGEVNLNAGSFGYRKASATVSGGTDRFKLLVSASTEEGDQYEDGNGNNFLEQQLEKGVMSGNQYSRDGLDAFEKKTVLTKAIFNITDDQEIKLSYTANRSDNVLYPNTPMDADYDDSDIYTIGYTARNLGTFSKELNLDYYYSHVDHPMSTKLRNGGSMMYMTNHMKSSIWGTKLKNSFELADSLVTIGLDTSVRNWRGQKYMTNVMSGMQMPSFASLDSTDTTNKAIFTEVAKSFGKLDLQFGARYDYTDIDSVNASKTDKKYTSLNANVFATYNADENTKYFAGIGKSSRVPDARELYMGSTNNNLDDTQNYEVDLGFDKTIGNFNIKSKVFYSVLKDYIYNTGTFENIDAKIYGLDISGLYLISDNFSFDYGVAYQRGKKDDSSLDKDLAEIPPLKANLALNYEHNNAKYTAEVIAVDRWDTYDSSAKEQELGGYAVMNLKYNNQLHKNVGFTFGIDNLFDKNYASTNTYQDVTYVETGGDRVLLNDPGRYFYANLKYSF comes from the coding sequence ATGAAAAAAATTGTCTCATTATCTTTATGTTGCGCTAGTATTATCTTGCATGCGTCAGAAACTAAAACTTTAGAAGCTATTAATGTAGTGGAAAAAGAGAATGCGCAAATAGTAAAAGATGTAAGTAATGAGCAAATCAAAAGTGCCGATTTAGCCGAAGCACTTACAAAAAACATCCCTTCTATATCAATTGTAAGAAGAAGTGGAATTGCAAATGATATTATTCTTAGAGGACAAAAGAAAGATAATATCAATATTATTCTTGATAATGCAAAAATTTATGGTGCGTGTCCAAATAGAATGGATCCTGTAACTTCTCATGTTTTAACAAATAATATTGAAAGTGTAAAAGTTATTGAAGGACCTTATGATGTTGAGAATTTTGGAACTTTAAGTGGTTTAGTACAAGTAAAAACTAAAGAACCAACAAAAGATATTCACGGTGAAGTAAATCTAAATGCGGGAAGCTTTGGATATAGAAAAGCTAGTGCAACAGTTAGTGGTGGAACAGATAGATTTAAATTACTTGTTTCTGCTTCAACAGAAGAGGGTGATCAATACGAAGATGGAAATGGAAATAACTTTTTAGAACAACAACTTGAAAAAGGTGTTATGTCAGGGAATCAATATTCAAGAGATGGGTTAGATGCCTTTGAGAAAAAAACAGTTTTAACAAAAGCAATATTTAATATCACAGATGATCAAGAAATAAAACTTTCATATACAGCAAATAGAAGTGATAATGTGTTATATCCAAATACTCCAATGGATGCTGACTATGATGATTCAGATATTTATACTATTGGATATACAGCAAGAAATTTAGGGACTTTTTCAAAAGAATTAAATCTTGATTATTACTATTCTCATGTTGATCATCCAATGAGTACAAAGTTAAGAAATGGTGGAAGTATGATGTATATGACTAATCATATGAAATCTTCAATTTGGGGAACTAAATTAAAAAATAGTTTTGAACTTGCTGATTCATTAGTAACTATAGGTTTAGATACAAGTGTAAGAAATTGGAGAGGTCAAAAGTATATGACTAATGTAATGTCTGGAATGCAAATGCCATCATTTGCTAGTTTAGATTCAACAGATACTACAAATAAAGCAATTTTTACAGAAGTAGCAAAATCATTTGGAAAACTAGATTTACAGTTTGGTGCTAGATATGATTATACTGATATTGATTCTGTAAATGCTTCTAAAACAGATAAAAAATATACATCATTAAATGCAAATGTTTTTGCAACATATAATGCAGATGAAAATACAAAATATTTTGCTGGTATTGGTAAATCTTCAAGAGTACCTGATGCTAGAGAGCTTTATATGGGGTCAACAAATAATAATTTAGATGATACACAAAATTATGAAGTAGATTTAGGATTTGATAAAACAATTGGTAATTTTAATATTAAATCAAAAGTATTTTATTCTGTGTTAAAAGATTATATTTATAATACTGGTACTTTTGAAAATATTGATGCAAAGATTTATGGTTTAGATATATCAGGACTTTATTTAATATCTGATAATTTCTCATTTGACTATGGTGTAGCTTATCAAAGAGGTAAAAAAGATGATTCTTCATTAGATAAAGATTTAGCTGAAATACCACCATTAAAAGCTAATTTGGCATTAAATTATGAACATAATAATGCTAAGTATACAGCTGAAGTTATAGCAGTTGATAGATGGGATACTTATGATAGCAGTGCAAAAGAACAAGAATTAGGTGGATATGCAGTTATGAATCTAAAATATAATAATCAATTACATAAAAATGTTGGTTTTACATTTGGTATTGATAATTTATTTGATAAAAATTATGCTTCAACTAATACATATCAAGATGTTACATATGTTGAAACAGGTGGAGATAGAGTATTATTAAACGATCCAGGAAGATATTTCTACGCAAACTTAAAATATAGCTTTTAA